The following are from one region of the Papaver somniferum cultivar HN1 unplaced genomic scaffold, ASM357369v1 unplaced-scaffold_132, whole genome shotgun sequence genome:
- the LOC113332606 gene encoding uncharacterized protein LOC113332606 yields MSSCDAYLQFICLYIFVSSHPPSWSTQDKIQLGFFVFGIILNLCNQFIIRPKKYEAVDEKYDLEAEMFKILGNDTTGWSKKLVEKKKHKIAALRKKIGTLQIWYWVTHYLSLLSSFGACLITLQIARTRLHQ; encoded by the exons ATGTCCTCGTGTGATGCTTATCTCCAATTCATATGTCTTTATATATTTGTGTCTTCTCATCCACCATCATGGTCTACCCAAGACAAGATACAGTTAGGGTTTTTCGTTTTTGGTATTATTTTGAACCTTTGCAATCAATTCATTATCCGTCCAAAGAAATACGAG GCGGTGGATGAAAAATATGATTTAGAGGCTGAAATGTTcaagattttgggtaatgataCCACTGGATGGAGTAAGAAATTAGTAGAGAAGAAAAAGCATAAGATTGCTGCTTTGAGAAAGAAGATTGGTACGCTTCAAATTTGGTATTGGGTTACTCATTATTTATCTCTTTTGTCATCTTTTGGTGCTTGTCTCATTACTTTACAAATAGCAAGGACTAGATTACATCAGTAG
- the LOC113333388 gene encoding transmembrane protein 205-like — protein sequence MGWMGRFLVAVGFLAFGILFSPETFGSNSSNGEYSSKLTIALRLTHLLCFSTSFGAALWVTFIGGIIMFKNLPRHQFGNLQSKMFPAYFSLVAVCSTLSLASFGYLHPWKSSATAEKYQLGFLLSGLAFNLCNLLVFTPMTIEMMKQRHKIEREENIGEEVGWTKNRDVAKKNPKLAAMNKKFGMIHGLSSLANILSFGSLAMHSWYLAGKMNL from the exons ATGGGTTGGATGGGTAGATTTCTAGTAGCAGTTGGATTCCTTGCTTTTGGTATATTATTTTCCCCTGAAACATTTGGATCaaattcatctaatggtgaatattcaTCAAAGCTCACTATTGCTCTTAGATTAACACATCTGTTATGCTTTTCTACTTCTTTTGGTGCTGCTCTTTGGGTGACTTTCATTGGTGGTATCATCATGTTCAA GAATCTACCAAGACATCAATTTGGTAATCTACAAAGCAAGATGTTTCCAGCTTATTTCTCACTGGTTGCTGTTTGTTCTACGCTATCATTGGCTTCGTTTGGTTATCTtcatccatggaaatcatcagcAACTGCTGAGAAGTATCAACTGGGGTTTCTTCTCTCTGGATTGGCTTTCAATCTCTGCAATTTGTTAGTTTTCACTCCCATGACAATTGAG ATGATGAAGCAAAGACACAAAATAGAGAGAGAAGAGAACATTGGAGAGGAAGTTGGATGGACAAAGAACAGGGATGTAGCCAAGAAAAACCCAAAACTTGCTGCTATGAATAAGAAGTTTGGTATGATTCACGGATTGTCTTCGCTTGCTAATATTTTGTCCTTTGGTAGCCTTGCTATGCACTCTTGGTACTTGGCAGGTAAAATGAATCTGTAA